The Deltaproteobacteria bacterium genome has a segment encoding these proteins:
- a CDS encoding enoyl-CoA hydratase/isomerase family protein, which produces MSDKVLLEKTGDIAALTLNRPEKGNAVDLEVMLALTEKLAEAAADKTLRLMVIEGRGDDFCSGREPDVPRPENAAQFAEALGRIVRVNELLQSFPGISLAVVRGKAFGFGCGLAVQSDVTLAAADARFAFPEIKAGFPPTIVMSYLSRWIHRKKALELVMTGGELSAEEAERQGLVNRVVPPDRLADEKGRWIETLSGRDLDGLQATKAFFRDTAEWSTGAAAQYGITRLANFFASRG; this is translated from the coding sequence ATGTCCGACAAGGTCCTGCTCGAAAAGACGGGCGACATCGCCGCCCTGACCTTGAACCGCCCGGAGAAGGGGAACGCCGTCGACCTGGAGGTGATGTTGGCGCTGACGGAAAAGCTCGCGGAAGCGGCGGCCGACAAGACGCTCCGTCTCATGGTCATCGAGGGCAGGGGCGACGACTTCTGCTCCGGGCGCGAGCCCGACGTGCCCCGGCCGGAGAACGCCGCGCAGTTTGCGGAAGCCCTCGGCCGGATCGTGCGCGTCAACGAGCTGCTGCAATCCTTCCCGGGAATCAGTTTGGCGGTGGTTCGGGGGAAGGCCTTCGGGTTCGGCTGCGGACTGGCGGTCCAAAGCGACGTGACGCTTGCCGCGGCCGACGCGCGCTTTGCGTTCCCCGAGATCAAGGCGGGTTTCCCGCCCACCATCGTCATGTCCTACCTGAGCCGCTGGATACACCGGAAGAAGGCCCTGGAACTGGTGATGACCGGAGGTGAGCTAAGCGCCGAGGAGGCCGAGCGGCAGGGCTTGGTGAACCGTGTGGTGCCGCCGGATCGGCTGGCGGACGAGAAGGGGCGCTGGATCGAGACTCTTTCGGGCCGGGACCTCGACGGTCTTCAGGCTACCAAGGCGTTTTTCAGGGACACGGCCGAATGGTCCACGGGCGCGGCGGCACAGTACGGCATCACTCGGTTGGCGAACTTCTTTGCGAGCCGGGGATAG
- a CDS encoding molybdopterin-dependent oxidoreductase: AGYYSVRMRMDPNGKVYVFPGGSDEGQGHATSISQLVGDELQVSFDDVMVVEGDSLACPYGSGSYSSRFSVVGTTAVTLAARALREKITQIASVMLRHPPGGLVFADGRVSVEGRPAEAVSLSEIARVAYFYPFQLPEGMDPGLETLYHFRDPNIEFEADERGRVAMFSSFPYDAEAAVVEVEADTGLLRILKFVSVHDCGNMLNPLIVRGQHVGALAHGFGGALYEELPYTEEGQPMAASFKDYFLPTAMEMPEMVLEHIETPNPFTPGGFKGAGETGTVGPPAVLANAVEDALKPLGIAVRRLPLTPQYLWSLIQEARGGR; this comes from the coding sequence ACGCCGGCTACTACAGCGTGCGCATGCGCATGGACCCCAACGGCAAGGTCTACGTCTTCCCGGGCGGCAGCGACGAGGGGCAGGGCCACGCCACCTCCATCTCCCAGCTCGTGGGCGACGAGCTGCAGGTGTCGTTCGACGACGTCATGGTGGTGGAAGGAGACAGCCTGGCGTGCCCCTACGGCTCCGGCTCGTACTCCAGCCGCTTCTCGGTGGTGGGCACCACCGCCGTGACGCTGGCGGCGCGGGCGTTGCGGGAAAAGATCACCCAGATCGCTTCGGTGATGCTGCGGCACCCGCCCGGCGGGCTGGTGTTCGCCGACGGCCGGGTGTCGGTGGAAGGGCGCCCGGCGGAGGCGGTCTCCCTCTCGGAGATCGCTCGCGTCGCCTACTTCTACCCGTTCCAGTTGCCCGAGGGCATGGACCCCGGGCTCGAGACCCTGTACCACTTCCGCGACCCCAACATCGAGTTCGAGGCGGACGAACGCGGGCGCGTGGCCATGTTCAGCAGCTTCCCCTACGACGCCGAGGCGGCGGTGGTGGAGGTGGAGGCGGACACCGGGCTCTTGAGAATCCTGAAGTTCGTCTCCGTGCACGACTGCGGCAACATGCTGAACCCCCTCATCGTGCGGGGCCAGCATGTGGGCGCCCTGGCCCACGGCTTCGGCGGCGCCCTTTACGAGGAGCTGCCCTACACCGAGGAAGGGCAGCCCATGGCGGCCAGCTTCAAGGACTATTTCCTGCCCACCGCCATGGAGATGCCGGAGATGGTGCTGGAGCACATCGAGACCCCCAACCCGTTCACGCCCGGCGGCTTCAAGGGCGCCGGGGAGACCGGCACCGTGGGTCCGCCGGCGGTGTTGGCCAACGCGGTGGAGGACGCGCTCAAGCCCTTGGGTATCGCCGTCCGCCGGCTGCCGCTCACGCCACAGTACCTGTGGTCGCTCATCCAGGAGGCCAGGGGAGGCCGGTAA
- the kdsB gene encoding 3-deoxy-manno-octulosonate cytidylyltransferase, which translates to MSVVAIIPARYGSTRFPGKPLARIGTKPMIQHVYESTAAAEVVRRTLVATDDARILDAVRGFNGEAVMTSGEHVSGTDRLAEVAAGLEAEWIVNVQGDLPFVQSETIRASVDCLRRDPAVPMATACTSITSENEFLDRNVVKVVTDRQGFACYFSRAPIPFHREPPAGPAGWGRRHLGIYVYRRDFLLRFAAMPAAEPELIEGLEQLRALYHGFRIRVVDVAEPGVEVNTPDDLERAEAYWTSVHTGRCHG; encoded by the coding sequence ATGTCCGTTGTGGCCATCATACCGGCGCGTTACGGGTCCACGCGGTTTCCGGGGAAGCCGCTCGCCAGGATCGGCACGAAGCCGATGATTCAGCACGTCTACGAGAGCACCGCGGCGGCGGAAGTTGTCCGGCGCACGCTCGTGGCCACCGACGACGCGAGGATTCTGGACGCGGTCAGGGGTTTCAACGGGGAGGCCGTGATGACCTCCGGGGAGCACGTGAGCGGAACGGACCGCTTGGCCGAGGTGGCCGCCGGCCTCGAGGCGGAGTGGATCGTCAATGTCCAGGGCGATCTCCCGTTCGTTCAGTCCGAGACCATCCGCGCGAGCGTGGACTGTCTGCGGCGGGACCCGGCGGTCCCCATGGCCACGGCGTGTACCTCGATCACCTCGGAGAACGAGTTTCTCGACCGGAACGTGGTCAAGGTGGTGACCGACCGGCAGGGCTTCGCCTGTTATTTCTCGCGCGCGCCCATCCCCTTCCACCGGGAGCCGCCGGCCGGGCCCGCTGGCTGGGGGCGCCGGCACCTGGGAATCTACGTGTACCGGCGGGACTTCCTCCTGCGCTTCGCCGCCATGCCGGCCGCGGAACCGGAGCTCATCGAGGGCCTGGAGCAGTTGCGCGCCCTGTATCACGGTTTCCGTATTCGGGTCGTGGACGTGGCGGAACCCGGCGTGGAGGTAAACACTCCGGACGACCTGGAACGGGCCGAGGCCTATTGGACAAGCGTGCACACGGGGAGATGCCATGGCTAA